A single Streptomyces mirabilis DNA region contains:
- a CDS encoding YbaB/EbfC family nucleoid-associated protein, whose translation MIPGGGQPNMQQLLQQAQKMQQDLANAQEELARTEVEGQAGGGLVTATVTGSGELRALVIDPKAVDPEDTETLADLVVAAVQAANENAQALQQQKLGPLAQGLGGSGIPGLPF comes from the coding sequence GTGATTCCCGGTGGTGGCCAGCCCAATATGCAGCAGCTGCTCCAGCAGGCCCAGAAGATGCAACAGGACCTCGCCAACGCGCAGGAGGAACTCGCGCGCACCGAAGTCGAAGGCCAGGCGGGTGGCGGTCTGGTGACGGCGACGGTGACGGGCTCGGGTGAGCTGCGCGCCCTGGTCATCGACCCGAAGGCCGTGGACCCCGAGGACACCGAGACCCTCGCCGACCTGGTCGTCGCGGCGGTCCAGGCGGCCAACGAGAACGCCCAGGCGCTCCAGCAGCAGAAGCTCGGCCCGCTCGCCCAGGGCCTCGGCGGCAGCGGCATCCCCGGCCTGCCTTTCTAA
- a CDS encoding SLATT domain-containing protein, which produces MSQPEMQPEGPPQDGRDGGAAGTRPGDLTGRAFPLGDWGEPAERLHELYRWVERGALDTASWYLANRVWKRRGARVLRGGAAAGAAAGAALPLLDLTGVVGGVAPWGYLALLLGVACVAGDRFFGVTSGWIRDVATAQAVQRRLQVLQFDWASESVREVLGPTEGTASEAADRCLGVLRRFSEDMTELVRVETADWMVEFRTGPAPLGIQSSLAGVPRGEGASPGRLPLPPGTRPNMPRQRPPEPR; this is translated from the coding sequence GTGAGCCAGCCGGAGATGCAGCCCGAGGGGCCGCCCCAGGACGGGCGGGACGGCGGGGCCGCGGGGACCCGGCCGGGTGATCTGACCGGCCGGGCGTTTCCGCTCGGGGACTGGGGGGAGCCGGCCGAGCGGCTCCATGAGCTGTACCGGTGGGTGGAGCGGGGGGCGCTCGACACGGCGTCCTGGTATCTCGCGAACCGGGTGTGGAAGCGGCGGGGGGCGCGGGTGCTGCGGGGCGGGGCGGCGGCGGGCGCGGCGGCGGGGGCCGCGCTTCCCCTGCTGGACCTCACGGGGGTGGTCGGCGGGGTCGCCCCCTGGGGGTATCTCGCGCTACTGCTCGGGGTCGCGTGCGTGGCCGGGGACCGGTTCTTCGGGGTGACCTCCGGGTGGATAAGGGACGTGGCGACCGCGCAGGCGGTGCAGCGGCGGTTGCAGGTGTTGCAGTTCGACTGGGCGTCGGAGAGTGTGCGGGAGGTTCTGGGGCCGACGGAGGGGACCGCCAGTGAGGCGGCGGATCGGTGTCTGGGGGTGCTGCGGAGGTTTTCGGAGGATATGACGGAGTTGGTGCGGGTGGAGACGGCGGACTGGATGGTGGAGTTCCGGACCGGGCCCGCGCCGCTGGGCATCCAGTCGTCCCTGGCCGGGGTTCCTCGGGGGGAGGGTGCGTCGCCCGGGCGGCTGCCGTTGCCGCCGGGCACCCGCCCGAACATGCCCCGCCAGCGCCCCCCGGAGCCGCGCTAG
- a CDS encoding protein kinase domain-containing protein, which yields MEQLGAGEPQQIGAYRLLARLGAGGMGRVYLARSDRGRTVAVKLVREELAAQEEFRARFRQEVQAARRVGGLWTAPVLDADTEAAVPWVATGYVAGPSLQTVVGHDHGALPERSVRILAAGLAHALKDIHAAGLIHRDLKPSNVLVTIDGPRVIDFGIARALETVTDGGLTSTGALVGSPGFMAPEQVRGDRVTPACDVFCLGSVLSYAATGVQPFGAASSGVHATMFRIAQEDPDLDGVPEGLADLVRHCLRKDPAARPGLDEILERIGAEDTVVDGRSRDPWLPSALVAQLGRHAVRLLDTENPDERPAPAAAPPAHHATVPAPEPAPGSAPAALDLSKPSAAPTPAPEVAPEHAATPPPPGGPASKDHLPTLVAGAGQTPPPAAPPAAHPAYGHPQQHPSPTGPPAYGYPQSGWGAPGSYGPTPPYGPGMPTTPYGPVGVPEPEPPRRSGRSTAALIVVAVVVALGAGGSVYALMQGGTAKGSDDAKASSASSTSPTSSDSPPPSPSAPSSSPSGSPSSQASQGGTIPEGFLGTWDASIDNATGHNTRRLTIQQGAVGDTVLSLVADGPSGSSTYHCVFRAELTAAPGAGGPLVIGPSEVTGGAPISSCSPGAASEITLLSDGRLRRVNTGSGESLTYTKIG from the coding sequence ATGGAGCAGCTGGGGGCGGGGGAACCGCAGCAGATCGGGGCGTACCGACTGCTCGCGCGGCTCGGTGCCGGTGGCATGGGGCGCGTCTATCTGGCCCGCTCCGACCGGGGCCGTACCGTCGCCGTGAAGCTGGTGCGCGAGGAACTCGCGGCGCAGGAGGAGTTCCGGGCCCGCTTCCGCCAGGAGGTGCAGGCCGCGCGCCGGGTCGGCGGCCTGTGGACCGCCCCCGTCCTCGACGCGGACACCGAGGCCGCCGTCCCGTGGGTCGCGACCGGATATGTCGCCGGACCCTCCCTCCAGACGGTCGTGGGCCACGACCACGGAGCGCTACCGGAACGTTCCGTCCGCATCCTCGCGGCCGGACTCGCCCACGCCCTCAAGGACATCCACGCCGCCGGACTCATCCACCGCGACCTCAAGCCCTCCAACGTCCTCGTGACCATCGACGGCCCGCGCGTCATCGACTTCGGGATCGCGCGCGCCCTGGAGACCGTCACCGACGGCGGCCTCACCAGCACCGGCGCCCTCGTCGGCTCGCCCGGATTCATGGCGCCCGAGCAGGTCCGCGGCGACCGCGTCACGCCCGCGTGCGACGTCTTCTGCCTGGGCTCGGTCCTCTCGTACGCCGCCACCGGCGTCCAGCCCTTCGGGGCGGCGAGCAGCGGGGTGCACGCGACGATGTTCCGCATCGCGCAGGAGGATCCCGACCTGGACGGCGTACCGGAGGGCCTCGCCGACCTCGTACGGCACTGTCTGCGCAAGGACCCCGCCGCCCGCCCCGGCCTCGACGAGATCCTGGAGCGCATCGGCGCGGAGGACACCGTCGTGGACGGACGCTCCCGTGACCCGTGGCTGCCCAGCGCGCTGGTGGCCCAACTCGGACGGCACGCCGTGCGGTTGCTGGACACGGAGAACCCGGACGAGCGCCCCGCACCGGCTGCGGCGCCGCCCGCGCACCACGCCACCGTCCCCGCTCCGGAACCGGCCCCGGGATCCGCCCCGGCGGCCCTGGACCTGTCCAAGCCTTCGGCCGCACCCACCCCCGCTCCCGAGGTCGCCCCGGAGCACGCCGCCACCCCGCCCCCGCCGGGCGGACCGGCCTCGAAGGACCACCTCCCGACGCTGGTCGCGGGCGCCGGCCAGACGCCCCCACCGGCCGCGCCGCCCGCCGCGCACCCCGCGTACGGCCATCCCCAGCAGCACCCCAGCCCCACGGGCCCGCCCGCGTACGGCTATCCGCAGAGCGGCTGGGGCGCTCCCGGCTCGTACGGCCCGACGCCGCCGTACGGACCCGGCATGCCCACAACGCCGTACGGCCCCGTGGGCGTCCCCGAGCCCGAGCCGCCGCGCAGAAGCGGCCGCTCCACCGCCGCCCTGATCGTCGTGGCGGTGGTCGTCGCGCTCGGCGCGGGCGGTTCCGTCTACGCGCTGATGCAGGGCGGCACGGCCAAGGGCAGCGACGACGCGAAGGCATCCTCGGCCTCGTCCACGAGCCCGACCTCCTCCGACTCGCCCCCGCCCTCCCCCTCTGCTCCCTCCTCCTCCCCTTCCGGTTCGCCCTCTTCCCAGGCATCCCAGGGCGGCACGATCCCGGAGGGGTTCCTCGGCACCTGGGACGCCTCCATCGACAACGCGACGGGCCACAACACCCGCCGACTCACCATCCAGCAGGGCGCGGTGGGTGACACGGTCCTCTCGCTCGTCGCGGACGGTCCGTCCGGCAGCAGCACCTACCACTGCGTCTTCCGGGCCGAACTGACCGCCGCCCCCGGCGCCGGCGGCCCCCTGGTGATCGGGCCCTCCGAAGTCACCGGCGGCGCACCGATCTCCTCCTGCTCCCCGGGCGCCGCCTCCGAGATCACCCTTCTGTCCGATGGCCGGCTGCGCCGGGTGAACACGGGCTCGGGCGAGTCGTTGACGTACACGAAGATCGGCTGA